From Candidatus Nucleicultrix amoebiphila FS5, a single genomic window includes:
- the fliN gene encoding flagellar motor switch protein FliN: MSETENTNATQKENIDLQNLENSSGEHVVQEADLKAVYEVPVQVSAVLGSATMRVEQLLKLGRGAVIELDRKAGEPIDIFVNNRLVARGEIVIVNEQLGITMTEIIKSGRV; encoded by the coding sequence ATGTCGGAAACTGAAAATACGAATGCTACACAGAAAGAGAACATTGACCTCCAGAACTTAGAAAACAGCAGTGGAGAGCACGTTGTTCAGGAAGCTGATCTAAAAGCAGTTTACGAAGTGCCTGTACAAGTTTCAGCTGTTCTTGGTTCTGCTACCATGCGCGTAGAACAACTTCTCAAACTTGGACGAGGCGCGGTCATTGAGTTGGATAGAAAAGCTGGTGAACCCATTGATATTTTTGTGAACAATCGTCTTGTTGCTAGAGGAGAGATTGTGATCGTGAATGAACAGCTTGGTATTACAATGACAGAAATTATTAAATCAGGAAGAGTTTAA
- a CDS encoding FliH/SctL family protein, which produces MNSSVNIPQKEANNPQKFIFGSEFHNDAVQRQRHLKEIEAEYQKGFDKGREAAKAAIENLTAKYIKQLNLTLDGLYAEKESLENIYAGQLAMIVKLTLQKICPPIEKAFGQEIIESFIKEALSGNHFSSKILLKTPTNLCENLKKILLSNPLLEKHHDSIVIEEDSTLGPADCTLEWANVGLKRQSEEIMKKIDIALNRLLTKEEKAMTQENKLVIENNENLGGEDHVGN; this is translated from the coding sequence ATGAACTCGTCGGTTAACATACCTCAAAAAGAAGCGAACAACCCTCAAAAATTCATTTTTGGCAGTGAATTTCATAATGATGCCGTTCAAAGACAAAGGCATTTGAAAGAAATTGAAGCTGAATATCAAAAAGGCTTTGACAAAGGCCGTGAAGCAGCAAAAGCAGCTATTGAGAATCTCACCGCAAAATACATTAAGCAATTAAATCTAACCTTAGATGGTCTATATGCTGAGAAAGAGAGTTTAGAAAACATCTATGCAGGACAATTAGCGATGATTGTAAAACTTACTCTACAAAAAATATGTCCTCCAATTGAAAAAGCTTTTGGCCAAGAGATTATTGAGTCTTTTATTAAAGAAGCTCTTTCAGGAAATCATTTCTCTTCTAAAATTCTTCTCAAGACTCCAACAAATTTATGTGAAAATTTAAAGAAAATTCTTCTCAGTAACCCGCTTTTAGAAAAGCACCATGACTCAATCGTTATTGAGGAAGATAGCACCCTTGGCCCTGCCGATTGCACATTAGAATGGGCCAATGTTGGTCTCAAAAGACAATCGGAAGAAATTATGAAGAAAATTGACATAGCCTTGAATCGTTTATTGACTAAAGAAGAGAAAGCTATGACTCAAGAAAATAAACTAGTTATTGAAAATAATGAGAATCTAGGAGGCGAAGATCATGTCGGAAACTGA